AAACATGAAGAAGAGCAGCAAGGACCTCCAAAATATATGATGATTACCAAATAGGAGTATAATTGTAGATAATTCCTTGTGCAGCAAAACTATGTGGTGATTAATATTTTAGCTCTGATAGGTGGCTGGTGCATGAGCTTAATATTGATGGGACATTTCTCCCACAAACTGGAGAAGATTTTTGGCCACTCCCAGCAGAATTTTCAGCTTGTTGAAATTGTGAAGCGTTGACTGACGAACCAACTTTACTTCCTTCCGAATTTGACTTAATATTTCCTTGAGGTGGTGTACTACACATAGGCTGGTTGCCACTGAGTACTTGTTGCCCTTGGGGTGGCAGGGAAGTTatgtaatttccaccaaaagaAATTTGCATATGACCGGACAAAATTCTCCCTTGTTCCTGAGAAAAACTCTTGAAGGTTGGAGCATTGGGTGTCATGATAGATGAGTGATGAGCATGAGAATCTGAAGTTCTACCCGAGGCTTTAGCGTGAGAAGCTTGGCTAGAACTTTTGCATTGAGTAAGAGTTTGTGAGAAAGCAGGGGCATTGTTTGCAAATTTTGTAGCAGGACCAGGGGTGCTATTAGTGGATGATGCTTTGTATCGATTTGCCGGAGTGGGTTGCTGCTGTTGCCCAGCATGCTGCTTTGAAAGCTGAAGCGAATGCTGTGGCTGTTGAGAACTTGAAGCACTACTTGAAAGAGGCACGCTTGTTATTGAAGTTGAAGCAACAGGTTGACTAGACCAGTTTCCAGTAGATAGCATGAAGTTAAGATTCTTGGATGAATTATCAAAAACAAGGGTGGTTGGTCCGTTGCTTGAAGACTTAGcatttgcatttttcttttcatcttcttGGTGCGAAGAATTTCCTCCACTCTTCGTTTCAGTAATTGAATAATTCATCTGTTGAGTAGTGTGAGTTGAGGTTGCAGCTTGATACCCTTGCCATGCTATATCCGGCACACTATGAAGTATCACAGGATTCTGTGCCATGGATGAGAAGTTAAGGTTTGAAGGAACACTGGTCCCATTAAATGCAGCAAATGATATTGCAAATGCTTGAGATGGTATATTCTCCACCCCTCCTTTTAAAGcctgctgctgctgttgtttTTCACCAAAACTTCCACTATTGCCAACAACAATGTCTGATGCTGCAGATGGCTTAAAAGAATAGTTCACTGGCTGAACTGGAATTGTAAAATTCTGCCCATGCACAGTCTTCTGAGGGAAAGATGTTCGAGTAGCAACAGAATGTGCATTACCTCCACCTGTCTCAGTCTCATGCTTGCGTAGATGAGAGAGTGAGGTCTGTCGCTTTTGTGACTGCTGCTCCATAGTTGTAGAGGTCAAAATATTACTGCCATTAACTTGTGGCTGTTTATGAGATGATGAACTGCTTGATGTGCTTGCATTAAGATAACTTGGTTGTACCAGTGCTTGTGACTGAGGATGCTGAAGTGGATGGAACGTTTGAGAAGAGTAGAAAGGCCCACTGATCACATGTGTTGCTTGCGGAGGACTTGCACCTCTGATTGTCGCAGCTGCTCCAATAGAAGTTGAGAAAGGAAATGAATACCCATTATTGTGAACTATTGTCATATACGGAGAGGAACCATTGGCTGAAAAATTTGGGTAGCTAAAGCTCATTGCAGGAGCTACCACTGGCAAAGTTGAGGAGGTACCAAGAGACCCGCCTACTGAGCTATGGGATATATTATACGAGGAACTGCTATTAGGGGAATTCACAGCTCCTGCCTGATTAGTAGTTGCCGTAACTGAAGCTTGATGCTGCCCTGGAGGGTACAGGAAAGCAGGACCATGCTACATTCAAAACTAAATCACATTACTCTCCAAAATAAAACCCATCAACACAACAACACAAGCTATCAATAAAACCAGTAAAATTGTCAAACGTTTACTTTTAGCAGTATCTAAGCAATTAAATGAGAAGACCGTACCACTAGATTGCCCGGTGGCCCAGGATTGGGACCATGCTGGAACACAAGCTGCACCCTATGAGTTGAATCCATTGGATTGGCATTATTAGAACATTTGGCTGCGGTAACATTGGCATTACTGGTGGCGGCCCAACCTTTATCTTGTGCAGAATTCTGGTTTACAACTGCCAAGTGTTTTTGAGATTGCTTCCCAACGGCCATACTTTCTGCAGAGGGCACACAGTTGACTTTGTTGGGTTTTGTGCCACACGGAGAACCAGGGCCAGTAGCTGCTGGCAACGGGGGGCTCATCTTTGTAAATTGTTGGTGTAAGATGTTACAAGCAATGTAGTAATGTGTTGCACATCTCTTCGGTTGTCTTTGAGAGAGGACAAAATTCACATGCTGCGCATATGAAGCGTGAAGGTAATGTAAATGGCATCGTTAAATACAGATAGGTTGGAAGTGATTATATCACAACTCACAGTAAGCATAACCAGTGAACTAGCATACGTACAACTAGGAAACaaagtatttgaaaaattataatacctGCTGTGTCAATGATCTTATAGTTTTCTCCGTCTTCACAACTGGCTCCGAGAGCGGCTTGTATCTGCCAATTGAAACTATCGACCTTAGCTAATTCACATTACTAATATAACCAAACATAAAGTTAAATTAGAGAAGTACAACCATGAAGAAAAAGGTATATGCCTAGGGAAGTGATGATCTAATAATAGATTAATACCCAATGGGAGGGAGACTGCTGGACCGTCCTGATTCAGCTGTTGATAAAGGCATTGAAGTAGATTGAACTGAAGAGGGAAAGAAATGTGAGCGACTTGTAGTTAACAAAATGGTCGATCAAAGCTGACATATGGTtcggaataaaaaaataaa
This genomic interval from Vigna radiata var. radiata cultivar VC1973A chromosome 8, Vradiata_ver6, whole genome shotgun sequence contains the following:
- the LOC106772194 gene encoding protein TIME FOR COFFEE, whose amino-acid sequence is MDRTRESRRPSMASSTRRRHRTIALRDSSEEGAVELREGVNKRGRNRDRDRDSVNRSKRRRGSHSQSTEESVGNEQDEDVVDVGVSKIRSPNNPTSFSSDQNHRRVFTPSKPPPFKITEEMIGVTVPRKARSASAKRSHESLVSASSGGGEEQNFRQRSDSPGGMSVEAASPSSSNVSLRKKMKEIEVVPKASTSSSSDIEIEIAELLYGLKTSKNHESSSEKPEAGVNHRNATVPCPSKDVEKKKMEDDNNYSTTVSNNSSEELVRIQIEQPTDVDCHDRPSSEAPIEGIGEDNMKSGSGFGDASANGRSVFLSKKSPSRIKLDSDKQEWASNRVISVVAEGKTQRVGKFEIDLMAPPPMALSPERDELSSETKALALDAEMNGNSVKLETPVKKGRTPEEIQKAKMIVFNEKLDVLKHDLEKPNDDDKTNNKLEEKDRNKELLTVSSNPKVEKTVQSTSMPLSTAESGRSSSLPPIGYKPLSEPVVKTEKTIRSLTQQHVNFVLSQRQPKRCATHYYIACNILHQQFTKMSPPLPAATGPGSPCGTKPNKVNCVPSAESMAVGKQSQKHLAVVNQNSAQDKGWAATSNANVTAAKCSNNANPMDSTHRVQLVFQHGPNPGPPGNLVHGPAFLYPPGQHQASVTATTNQAGAVNSPNSSSSYNISHSSVGGSLGTSSTLPVVAPAMSFSYPNFSANGSSPYMTIVHNNGYSFPFSTSIGAAATIRGASPPQATHVISGPFYSSQTFHPLQHPQSQALVQPSYLNASTSSSSSSHKQPQVNGSNILTSTTMEQQSQKRQTSLSHLRKHETETGGGNAHSVATRTSFPQKTVHGQNFTIPVQPVNYSFKPSAASDIVVGNSGSFGEKQQQQQALKGGVENIPSQAFAISFAAFNGTSVPSNLNFSSMAQNPVILHSVPDIAWQGYQAATSTHTTQQMNYSITETKSGGNSSHQEDEKKNANAKSSSNGPTTLVFDNSSKNLNFMLSTGNWSSQPVASTSITSVPLSSSASSSQQPQHSLQLSKQHAGQQQQPTPANRYKASSTNSTPGPATKFANNAPAFSQTLTQCKSSSQASHAKASGRTSDSHAHHSSIMTPNAPTFKSFSQEQGRILSGHMQISFGGNYITSLPPQGQQVLSGNQPMCSTPPQGNIKSNSEGSKVGSSVNASQFQQAENSAGSGQKSSPVCGRNVPSILSSCTSHLSELKY